A region from the Vulpes lagopus strain Blue_001 chromosome 5, ASM1834538v1, whole genome shotgun sequence genome encodes:
- the NABP2 gene encoding SOSS complex subunit B1, translating into MTTETFVKDIKPGLKNLNLIFIVLETGRVTKTKDGHEVRTCKVADKTGSINISVWDDVGNLIQPGDIIRLTKGYASVFKGCLTLYTGRGGDLQKIGEFCMVYSEVPNFSEPNPEYSAQQAPNKTVQNDSSPTAPQPATGPPAVSPASENQNGNGLSAPPGPGGGPHPPHVPSHPPSTRITRSQPNHTPAGPPGPSSSPVSNGKETRRSSKR; encoded by the exons ATGACGACGGAGACCTTCGTGAAGGATATCAAGCCCGGGCTCAAGAATCTGAACCTCATCTTCATTGTGCTGGAGACAG GCCGAGTGACCAAGACAAAGGACGGGCACGAGGTTCGGACCTGCAAAGTGGCAGACAAAACAGGCAGCATCAATATCTCTGTCTGGGACGACGTGGGCAACCTGATCCAGCCTGGAGACATTATTCGGCTCACCAAAGG GTACGCTTCAGTGTTCAAAGGCTGTCTGACACTATACACTGGACGTGGCGGTGACCTTCAGAAGATTGGAGA ATTCTGTATGGTTTATTCTGAGGTTCCTAACTTCAGTGAGCCAAACCCAGAGTACAGCGCCCAGCAGGCACCCAACAAGACG GTGCAGAACGACAGCAGCCCCACGGCTCCGCAGCCTGCCACAGGACCGCCTGCTGTCTCTCCAG CCTCTGAGAACCAGAACGGGAATGGACTGAGTGCCCCACCAGGTCCTGGTGGTGGCCCACACCCACCTCACGTACCCTCGCACCCCCCCAGCACCCGAATTACTCGAAGCCAGCCCAACCACACACCTGCCGGCCCTCCTggcccctccagcagccctgtcAGTAACGGCAAAGAAACCCGGAGGAGCAGCAAGAGATAG